From Epinephelus lanceolatus isolate andai-2023 chromosome 2, ASM4190304v1, whole genome shotgun sequence, one genomic window encodes:
- the tspan3b gene encoding tetraspanin-3b yields the protein MGQCGITSSKTVLVFLNLIFWAAAGILCYIGAYVFITYDDYDHFFEDVYTLIPAIIIIAVGTLLFIIGLIGCCATIRESSCGLATFAAILLLVFVTECVVVVLGYIYRAKVEDEVNHSIQKVYNEYNGTNTDAPSRAIDYVQRQLHCCGIHNYSDWRNTRWFKESKNNSVPVSCCQPSITNCTGTLTRPGDLYQEGCEALVVKKLKEIMMYVIWAALTFASIQMLGMLCACVVLCRRSHDPAYELLVTTNSYA from the exons GCTGCAGCTGGAATTTTATGCTACATTGGAGCCTATGTGTTTATCACGTACGACGACTACGACCACTTCTTTGAAGATGTGTACACTTTGATCCCTGCCATCATAATAATAGCTGTCGGGACTCTTCTTTTCATCATCGGCTTGATTGGCTGCTGTGCAACAATACGTGAAAGCTCCTGTGGTCTGGCTACT TTTGCTGCCATTCTCCTGCTGGTGTTTGTAACAGAatgtgtggtggtggtgcttGGCTACATATACAGGGCAAAG GTAGAAGATGAGGTGAATCACTCCATTCAGAAGGTGTACAATGAATACAACGGCACCAACACTGACGCCCCCAGCCGTGCTATTGACTATGTGCAGAGGCAG CTCCACTGCTGCGGCATTCACAACTACTCTGACTGGAGGAACACGCGCTGGTTTAAAGAATCCAAGAACAACAGTGTCCCAGTCAGCTGCTGTCAGCCCAGCATCACTAACTGTACCGGCACTCTCACTCGACCAGGAGATCTCTACCAAGAG GGTTGTGAAGCTCTTGTTGTGAAGAAGTTAAAGGAGATCATGATGTATGTCATATGGGCTGCACTCACTTTTGCATCTATACAG ATGCTGGGCATGCTTTGTGCCTGCGTGGTGCTGTGCAGGAGGAGTCACGACCCGGCGTATGAGCTGCTGGTCACAACCAACAGCTATGCATGA